A region of uncultured Anaeromusa sp. DNA encodes the following proteins:
- a CDS encoding portal protein yields the protein MEVQQTETAKSIYDRLAAERAPYVQRAERCALVTIPSLFPKDGHNGSSEFVTPQTSIGARGVNNLAAKIMLAIMPPNMPFMRLDVANHLKQEALRMGAQDQLDQIQYALSQEEKEIMKYMATKQYRPTLTEGSKQVIVAGNVCYFQPPAEGGIKAYRLHNYVVKRDGLGKPYLILTVDHFSYAGLPQNLKTLADASGQQHKPEDVVDIYTHAYLENGRWFSYQELDGKRIPDTDQNFPPHLLPWTPVRLVKVEGEDYGRGYVEEYLGDLESVEAIQKAILGYAGVASRIIHLVRPNGTTKVRAIQKAQTGDFVTGDRDDISTLNLDKAQDFQTIKEIQRDLKSDLSFAFLLNNAVQRQAERVTAEEIRYVARELEETLGGFYSLLSEDLQLPLVNCAMNQMSRAGLLPDLPPGTVVPSIITGVEALGRGHDLDNINQFLEYLTRIPEASRYMKLGGLLKQVATSLALDVSGLIFSDSEVQQKMQQEQQQMLVQNAAPQLVQGAMKGATA from the coding sequence ATGGAAGTTCAACAAACAGAAACCGCAAAAAGTATTTACGACAGACTTGCAGCAGAACGCGCTCCTTACGTCCAACGTGCGGAGAGATGCGCTTTAGTCACGATTCCTAGTCTATTCCCTAAGGATGGACACAATGGCAGTAGTGAGTTTGTTACACCTCAGACCTCCATAGGAGCACGTGGCGTAAACAATTTGGCTGCAAAGATCATGCTTGCAATAATGCCCCCTAATATGCCTTTTATGCGGTTGGATGTAGCGAACCATCTAAAACAGGAAGCACTTCGAATGGGCGCTCAAGACCAACTCGACCAGATTCAATATGCATTGAGTCAGGAAGAAAAGGAAATCATGAAGTACATGGCAACGAAGCAGTATAGACCTACTCTTACTGAGGGGTCTAAGCAGGTAATAGTCGCCGGTAATGTGTGCTACTTCCAACCCCCAGCCGAAGGCGGAATTAAAGCGTATCGCTTACACAATTATGTTGTAAAGCGTGATGGTCTTGGAAAGCCTTATCTTATCCTTACGGTGGACCATTTCAGCTATGCAGGCCTTCCTCAGAACCTCAAAACCCTGGCGGATGCCTCAGGGCAGCAGCATAAACCTGAGGATGTCGTGGACATCTATACTCATGCATATCTTGAGAATGGTAGATGGTTTTCCTATCAGGAGTTAGACGGTAAACGAATTCCAGACACTGACCAGAATTTCCCTCCTCATCTTCTCCCGTGGACTCCTGTCCGCCTCGTTAAGGTTGAAGGGGAGGACTATGGAAGAGGGTATGTAGAGGAATACCTTGGGGACCTGGAGAGTGTGGAGGCTATTCAAAAGGCAATCTTAGGATATGCCGGGGTAGCATCTCGCATTATTCATCTAGTGCGCCCTAACGGGACTACTAAGGTTCGTGCAATCCAAAAGGCACAGACAGGGGATTTCGTCACCGGAGACCGGGATGATATTTCTACACTCAACCTAGACAAAGCACAAGACTTCCAGACCATCAAGGAAATTCAACGTGATCTGAAGTCTGACCTTAGTTTTGCCTTTCTGCTGAATAATGCAGTCCAAAGGCAGGCGGAGCGTGTAACTGCTGAGGAAATCCGCTATGTTGCAAGGGAACTTGAGGAAACCTTAGGAGGCTTTTATTCGCTCCTTTCGGAAGACCTTCAACTTCCGTTGGTTAACTGTGCCATGAATCAAATGTCACGCGCAGGTCTGCTTCCCGATCTCCCGCCAGGTACTGTAGTGCCCTCGATTATAACAGGTGTTGAAGCGCTAGGACGTGGGCATGACCTTGATAATATCAATCAATTCCTAGAGTATCTCACCAGGATACCAGAGGCCTCCCGCTATATGAAACTTGGAGGCCTCTTAAAGCAAGTCGCGACTTCTCTGGCCTTGGATGTGAGTGGTCTTATTTTCTCAGATTCTGAAGTGCAGCAGAAGATGCAACAAGAGCAGCAGCAAATGCTGGTACAAAATGCAGCCCCACAACTTGTGCAGGGTGCAATGAAAGGAGCCACAGCGTAA